Proteins encoded by one window of Ramlibacter tataouinensis:
- a CDS encoding VOC family protein yields MEIQELHRGRLIDHIQLVVRDFPAAQAFYASIFDVLGIPLGGSGDGFFWADELVVSTRESPAAQGELTGRQHLAFQAQSRAMVDAFHRAALAHGGKDNGAPGVRPYHPDYYAAFVLDPDGNNIEAVYHGEAQRSAASVKVTF; encoded by the coding sequence ATGGAAATCCAGGAACTGCACCGCGGCCGCCTCATCGACCACATCCAGCTGGTGGTGCGCGACTTTCCTGCCGCGCAGGCCTTCTATGCGTCGATCTTCGACGTGCTGGGCATTCCGCTGGGCGGCAGCGGCGACGGTTTCTTCTGGGCGGACGAGCTGGTCGTTTCGACCCGCGAGAGCCCGGCCGCGCAGGGTGAGCTCACCGGCCGCCAGCACCTGGCGTTCCAGGCGCAGAGCCGGGCCATGGTGGACGCCTTCCACCGGGCTGCCCTGGCCCACGGCGGCAAGGACAACGGCGCGCCCGGCGTGCGGCCCTACCACCCCGACTACTACGCTGCCTTCGTGCTCGACCCGGACGGCAACAACATCGAGGCCGTGTACCACGGCGAGGCGCAGCGCAGCGCGGCGTCGGTGAAAGTCACGTTCTAG